In a single window of the Ancylobacter polymorphus genome:
- a CDS encoding lysine--tRNA ligase, translating to MTATAPVEDFAVELRTLAETAGAWPFEEARKIVERLKRKPKDEVLFETGYGPSGLPHIGTFGEVARTTMVRHAFHVLTEGKIPTRLLCFSDDMDGMRKIPENVPDPAALKPYLQMPLTKVPNPFGGGYESFGHHNNAMLRRFLDTFGFDYEFASATDYYFSGKLDAVLLKAAEKYEAIMDVMLPTLGEERQATYSPFLPISPVSGRVLYVPLKAVDAKAGTITFTDEDGVDKTLPVTGGHVKLQWKPDFGARWAALDVDFEMFGKDHQTNAPIYDRISEILGGIAPEHFVYELFLDENGQKISKSKGNGLTIDEWLTYASPESLALYMFQSPRSAKKLHFDVIPKAVDEYFSFLARYPTQDWKNRLGNPVWHIHSGNPPVEELPLSFGLMLKLASASNAEDKGVLWRFIERYAPGTSPETHPTVDQLAGYAVRYFIDRVKPHRSYRLPDEVEAQALARLDAALAEVDGDDRDAIQNAVLDVGRAEPRYQDHKRKSPSGGPGVTFAWFSALYELLLGEKEGPRFGGFVAAYGIPETRALIARALSGELANGAH from the coding sequence ATGACGGCGACCGCTCCGGTCGAAGATTTTGCAGTCGAACTGCGCACGCTGGCGGAAACCGCCGGCGCCTGGCCGTTCGAGGAAGCCCGCAAGATCGTCGAGCGTCTGAAGCGGAAACCCAAAGACGAGGTTCTGTTCGAGACCGGCTACGGCCCGTCCGGCCTGCCGCATATCGGCACTTTTGGCGAAGTGGCGCGCACCACCATGGTGCGTCACGCCTTCCACGTGCTGACCGAGGGCAAGATTCCGACGCGTCTGCTGTGCTTCTCCGACGACATGGATGGCATGCGCAAGATTCCGGAAAACGTTCCGGACCCGGCGGCGCTGAAGCCTTATCTGCAAATGCCGCTGACCAAGGTGCCGAACCCGTTCGGCGGCGGCTATGAGAGCTTCGGCCACCACAATAACGCGATGCTCCGTCGGTTCCTCGACACGTTCGGCTTCGACTACGAGTTCGCCAGCGCCACGGACTACTATTTCTCCGGCAAGCTCGATGCCGTGCTACTGAAGGCAGCGGAGAAGTACGAGGCCATCATGGACGTGATGCTGCCGACGCTGGGCGAGGAGCGGCAGGCGACCTATTCTCCCTTCCTGCCGATCTCGCCGGTTTCCGGCCGCGTGCTCTATGTCCCGCTCAAGGCCGTCGACGCGAAGGCCGGCACCATCACCTTCACGGACGAGGACGGGGTGGACAAGACCCTTCCCGTGACCGGCGGCCATGTGAAGCTGCAGTGGAAGCCGGATTTCGGTGCCCGCTGGGCGGCGCTCGATGTCGATTTCGAGATGTTCGGCAAGGACCACCAGACCAACGCCCCGATCTATGACCGGATCAGCGAAATCCTCGGTGGCATCGCGCCGGAGCATTTCGTCTATGAGCTGTTCCTCGACGAGAACGGCCAGAAGATCTCGAAGTCGAAGGGCAACGGCCTGACCATCGACGAATGGCTGACCTATGCCAGCCCGGAGAGCCTGGCGCTGTATATGTTCCAGTCGCCGCGTTCGGCCAAGAAGCTGCATTTCGACGTGATCCCCAAGGCGGTGGACGAGTATTTCAGCTTCCTCGCCCGCTATCCGACCCAGGACTGGAAGAACCGGCTCGGCAATCCTGTCTGGCACATCCATTCCGGCAACCCGCCGGTGGAGGAGCTACCGCTGAGCTTCGGTCTGATGCTCAAGCTCGCTTCGGCTTCCAATGCCGAGGACAAGGGCGTGCTCTGGCGCTTCATCGAGCGTTATGCGCCCGGCACCTCGCCGGAAACCCACCCGACCGTCGACCAGCTGGCCGGCTATGCGGTGCGCTACTTCATCGACCGGGTGAAGCCGCACCGGAGCTATCGCCTGCCCGACGAGGTCGAGGCGCAGGCTCTGGCACGGCTCGACGCGGCGCTGGCGGAAGTGGATGGCGACGATCGCGACGCGATCCAGAACGCCGTGCTCGATGTCGGCCGGGCCGAACCGCGCTATCAGGACCACAAGCGCAAAAGCCCTTCCGGCGGCCCGGGCGTGACCTTTGCGTGGTTCAGCGCGCTCTACGAGCTTCTGCTCGGCGAGAAGGAAGGCCCGCGTTTCGGTGGCTTCGTCGCCGCCTATGGCATTCCCGAAACCCGCGCCCTGATCGCGCGGGCGCTTTCCGGTGAACTCGCCAACGGCGCGCACTGA